Proteins co-encoded in one Gracilimonas sp. genomic window:
- a CDS encoding four helix bundle protein: MRFKEWEQEVPKEIRNDIVWRIEAYRLGLFLSDVCWEDSHKIIAQKRFALADQLYRSVGSISANITEGYSRLSNKEKARFCEIALGSTREARDWYFKSRHIIGEEVSQARIYMLTSIAKLLQKMISNYRTHY; the protein is encoded by the coding sequence ATGAGATTTAAAGAATGGGAGCAAGAGGTGCCAAAAGAGATAAGGAATGACATAGTCTGGAGAATTGAGGCTTACCGGTTAGGGCTTTTTCTTTCTGATGTATGTTGGGAGGATTCTCATAAAATAATTGCACAAAAACGATTTGCGTTAGCAGACCAATTGTACAGATCTGTTGGGTCCATCAGTGCAAATATAACGGAAGGTTATTCAAGACTTTCGAATAAAGAAAAGGCTCGGTTTTGTGAGATAGCCCTAGGGTCAACAAGGGAGGCAAGAGACTGGTACTTCAAAAGCAGACATATCATTGGAGAAGAAGTATCACAAGCGCGAATTTATATGCTCACATCAATTGCAAAGTTGCTTCAAAAAATGATTTCAAATTATAGAACCCACTATTAA
- a CDS encoding peptidylprolyl isomerase: MSKVKDGDTVKVHYTGKLEDGSVFDSSVSRDPLEVTLGEGKLIPGFEKAVVGLEVGDKTTANIESADAYGERREDLEVTIEREQLPEDIEPEVGMQLQLNQPNGQPVPVQITKVEEENIIIDANHPLAGKDLTFDIELVEIIN; encoded by the coding sequence TTGTCTAAAGTAAAAGACGGTGACACCGTAAAAGTCCACTACACTGGAAAATTAGAAGACGGATCTGTTTTTGATTCTTCTGTATCAAGAGACCCATTAGAAGTAACACTGGGTGAAGGAAAATTGATTCCAGGTTTTGAGAAAGCTGTTGTTGGTTTAGAAGTTGGAGATAAGACCACAGCTAATATTGAATCTGCCGATGCATATGGAGAGCGCAGAGAAGACCTGGAAGTAACTATTGAGCGTGAACAACTTCCTGAAGATATTGAGCCTGAAGTTGGAATGCAGCTTCAACTGAACCAACCAAACGGACAGCCTGTACCTGTACAGATTACTAAAGTAGAAGAGGAAAACATCATTATTGATGCAAACCACCCTCTTGCAGGTAAAGACCTGACTTTTGATATCGAATTGGTTGAAATCATAAACTGA
- a CDS encoding SRPBCC family protein has protein sequence MMAKNSKNLFGKENLDIEPIERASTIPSRWYYEPEFFDFEQDHLFKNHWQFICHEARIQEPGDTYTTDIAQNPVLIFRTADHEVKAFFNVCKHRGGPLAVKKGTKTVLQCQYHGWTYLDDGSLRGIPDWNLVELFDKKEFGLEAVEIKIWQGLIFAKINPQTPKLSSLLSGIEERIAPINLGALQFHSEHIYDVECNWKVYVDNYLEGYHIQIVHPELANLLDYRAYVTETETWHSLQHSPFKAKESVYSQDGGEAFYYFIFPNMMLNILPGRLQINKVVPVSPKKCKVIFSYFYDNVQAKQNSGLIDEDIAYSHDIQLEDVEICEAVQRGLKSSAYDQGRFSVKREQGVYHFQSLLKKEFRKAVQKL, from the coding sequence ATGATGGCAAAAAACAGTAAAAATCTATTTGGCAAAGAAAATCTGGATATCGAACCCATTGAGAGAGCCAGCACTATTCCTTCCCGATGGTACTATGAACCAGAGTTCTTCGACTTTGAACAGGATCATCTGTTTAAAAATCACTGGCAGTTTATTTGCCACGAGGCCCGGATTCAGGAACCCGGAGATACCTATACCACCGACATTGCCCAAAATCCTGTTTTAATTTTTAGAACCGCTGATCATGAGGTAAAGGCTTTCTTCAATGTGTGTAAGCATCGTGGCGGACCGCTTGCCGTAAAAAAAGGGACCAAAACCGTTTTGCAGTGTCAGTATCATGGATGGACCTATCTGGATGACGGTTCACTCCGTGGAATTCCTGACTGGAACCTGGTTGAGCTGTTTGATAAAAAGGAATTCGGGCTTGAAGCTGTAGAAATCAAAATCTGGCAGGGACTTATATTTGCAAAAATAAACCCTCAAACTCCGAAGCTTTCTTCTCTTTTATCAGGGATTGAAGAACGAATTGCCCCTATTAACCTGGGAGCATTGCAATTTCATTCGGAGCACATTTATGATGTAGAATGCAACTGGAAAGTATATGTAGATAATTACCTGGAAGGTTATCACATCCAGATTGTGCACCCTGAACTCGCCAATCTGCTCGACTACCGAGCGTACGTCACTGAAACGGAAACGTGGCATTCTCTGCAACACAGTCCCTTTAAAGCCAAAGAAAGTGTGTATTCTCAGGACGGCGGAGAAGCCTTTTACTACTTCATCTTCCCCAATATGATGCTGAACATTTTACCCGGCCGGTTACAAATAAACAAGGTGGTGCCGGTATCACCGAAAAAATGCAAAGTCATCTTCAGCTATTTTTATGATAATGTACAGGCAAAGCAAAATTCAGGTCTCATCGATGAAGACATTGCATACAGCCACGATATTCAGCTTGAGGATGTTGAGATATGCGAAGCCGTTCAGCGCGGACTTAAATCCAGCGCTTATGATCAGGGGCGATTTTCAGTGAAACGGGAACAGGGAGTTTATCACTTTCAGAGCCTGCTTAAAAAAGAGTTCAGGAAAGCGGTTCAGAAATTGTAG
- a CDS encoding Fe(3+) ABC transporter substrate-binding protein, which yields MKSTIFSLVALAMIFASCTGQEEVNVYSARHYDTDQALYEEFTEQTGIEVNLIEGGSDELIERVKSEGINSPADILITVDAGRLWRAEEADILQPLESETLEERIPSSFRHPDGLWVGLSKRVRGLVVNPDAVENHEELTYEDLADPRFEGRVCIRSSNNIYNQSLVASMIETIGAEATEEWAEGLVSNFARDPQGGDRDQIRGVAAGVCDVAVANHYYLAVMITGDDEADLEAASKVEFVFPNQGEDGRGSHVNISGAGILKNAPNKDNAIKFLEYLTTTEAQKYYIGGNNEYPINENAEIADVLKEFGEFKSDAVNVSALGRNNPEAIQIMDRAGWK from the coding sequence ATGAAATCCACCATTTTTTCTCTCGTTGCACTGGCAATGATTTTTGCTTCCTGTACGGGACAGGAAGAAGTAAATGTGTATTCAGCGCGTCACTATGATACAGATCAGGCGTTGTATGAAGAATTTACCGAGCAAACCGGAATTGAAGTTAACCTGATTGAAGGTGGCTCTGACGAGCTTATTGAGCGCGTGAAAAGTGAAGGAATTAATTCCCCGGCAGATATTCTCATCACTGTTGATGCCGGCCGGCTTTGGAGAGCCGAAGAAGCAGATATCCTGCAGCCGCTTGAATCTGAAACATTGGAAGAGCGCATTCCTTCTTCTTTCCGACATCCTGATGGACTTTGGGTAGGCCTTTCCAAGCGCGTGCGTGGACTAGTAGTTAATCCTGATGCCGTGGAAAATCATGAAGAACTTACCTATGAAGATTTAGCCGATCCAAGATTTGAAGGTCGTGTATGTATTCGATCTTCCAATAACATCTACAATCAGTCGCTGGTTGCTTCTATGATCGAAACTATTGGTGCAGAAGCTACTGAAGAATGGGCCGAAGGACTGGTATCTAATTTTGCGCGGGATCCCCAGGGTGGAGACAGAGATCAAATCAGAGGAGTTGCTGCCGGTGTATGTGATGTAGCGGTTGCTAATCACTATTACCTTGCCGTAATGATTACCGGCGATGACGAAGCAGACCTCGAAGCGGCTTCCAAGGTTGAATTTGTATTCCCTAACCAAGGAGAAGATGGGCGTGGATCTCACGTTAACATCAGCGGTGCCGGTATCCTGAAAAACGCACCAAACAAAGATAATGCGATTAAATTTTTGGAATACCTGACCACAACGGAAGCTCAGAAATATTATATCGGCGGAAACAACGAATATCCCATCAACGAGAATGCAGAGATTGCTGACGTTCTTAAGGAATTCGGGGAATTTAAAAGCGATGCGGTAAATGTATCCGCTTTAGGAAGAAACAACCCGGAAGCCATCCAAATTATGGACCGGGCCGGCTGGAAATAA
- a CDS encoding YajQ family cyclic di-GMP-binding protein, giving the protein MASFDIVNKVNTQEVDNAINNTLKEINSRYDFRGLHTEVEFHKKENRIYLVAAESMKLEAVKDMLAKNFIKRGISSKVLEYGEPEGTSQGHLKMDVMLKEGIDRETAKKITKEIKGMGVKVQPQIQEDQVRVVGKKIDDLQAVIKNLKAKDFGVPLQFVNMK; this is encoded by the coding sequence ATGGCCTCTTTTGATATTGTTAATAAAGTAAATACACAGGAAGTTGATAATGCCATCAACAATACCCTGAAAGAGATTAACAGCCGCTACGATTTTCGTGGCCTCCACACCGAAGTTGAATTTCATAAAAAGGAAAACCGGATTTACCTCGTAGCAGCTGAAAGCATGAAGCTTGAAGCCGTTAAAGATATGCTGGCCAAGAATTTTATAAAGCGGGGAATCAGTTCTAAAGTGCTGGAATACGGAGAGCCGGAAGGAACATCCCAGGGACACCTGAAAATGGATGTGATGCTGAAAGAGGGAATTGACCGTGAAACAGCAAAGAAAATCACCAAAGAGATTAAAGGAATGGGCGTGAAAGTACAACCTCAGATTCAGGAAGACCAGGTTCGTGTGGTTGGCAAGAAAATTGACGACTTACAGGCCGTTATCAAAAACCTGAAAGCCAAAGACTTCGGCGTCCCCCTCCAGTTTGTGAATATGAAGTGA
- a CDS encoding NAD(P)/FAD-dependent oxidoreductase, with the protein MNTPNPEYDAVIVGSGPNGLSAAVRLSQEGLKVLVLEAKPTIGGGTRTQEITEPGFLHDICAAVLPTTAGSPFLNTLNLREHGLEFIHPEIPYAHPLAEGDAAVCYRSLEETAESLGADQKNYTRLFSEFVDHWDYLSEDIFGTLRIPKHPLLMARFGWYGQFSARHLSNSLFKTRKAKALFAGCAAHSIIPLEKAFSASFGLVLGSSAHSVGWPIAKGGSASVTTALANLFKKQGGEIQTDTEVKSLSDIPSSKIILFDLTPHQIVEIAGDHLPKTYRNKLRRYQYGPGAFKMDWALSEPVPWLNEECRKAGTLHLGGTFDEIAEGEKAVWEGKHHHKPYVLLSQPSLFDDTRAPEGKHTLWAYCHVPNGSTKDMTQEIETQIERFAPGFKDTIISKHTMTAQGFERYNPNYVGGDINGGAQFFKQLFGRPVLKWNPYKIPANGMYICSSSTPPGGGVHGMCGYNAAQSVLKNDFGISSDKS; encoded by the coding sequence TTGAATACACCCAATCCAGAATACGATGCCGTCATTGTCGGATCAGGTCCAAACGGACTGAGCGCCGCCGTTCGGCTTTCGCAGGAAGGATTGAAAGTGTTGGTTTTAGAAGCCAAGCCGACCATCGGCGGTGGTACCCGAACACAGGAAATCACCGAGCCGGGCTTTTTGCATGATATTTGTGCGGCCGTTTTACCAACAACGGCCGGCTCCCCTTTCCTGAACACCTTGAACCTGAGGGAGCACGGGCTCGAATTTATTCACCCCGAAATTCCCTATGCGCACCCTTTGGCTGAAGGAGATGCGGCCGTCTGCTATCGGTCGTTAGAAGAAACAGCAGAGTCTTTGGGAGCTGATCAGAAAAACTACACCCGGCTTTTCAGCGAGTTTGTCGACCACTGGGATTACCTTTCTGAGGATATTTTCGGAACGCTGAGAATCCCCAAACATCCGCTGTTAATGGCTCGTTTTGGTTGGTACGGGCAGTTCTCGGCCAGGCATCTGAGCAACTCCCTTTTCAAAACCCGAAAAGCCAAAGCCCTGTTTGCGGGTTGTGCGGCGCACAGCATCATTCCTCTTGAAAAAGCATTCAGTGCTTCTTTTGGTTTGGTTCTTGGGAGTTCTGCTCACTCGGTTGGCTGGCCTATCGCCAAAGGCGGATCGGCTTCTGTGACTACCGCCCTGGCTAACCTTTTCAAAAAACAAGGCGGAGAAATTCAGACCGATACGGAAGTAAAATCACTGTCTGATATTCCTTCTTCTAAAATCATTCTCTTTGATTTAACTCCGCATCAAATTGTTGAAATTGCCGGCGATCATCTCCCAAAAACATACCGCAATAAACTTCGGCGATACCAATACGGGCCGGGTGCTTTCAAAATGGATTGGGCGTTGTCAGAACCGGTTCCCTGGCTTAATGAGGAATGCAGGAAAGCCGGAACGCTTCACCTTGGCGGGACCTTTGATGAAATAGCTGAAGGAGAAAAGGCCGTTTGGGAAGGAAAACACCACCATAAACCGTATGTACTGTTATCACAGCCCAGCCTATTTGATGATACAAGAGCACCTGAGGGTAAACACACGCTTTGGGCTTATTGCCATGTGCCGAACGGTTCCACCAAAGATATGACACAAGAAATTGAAACCCAGATTGAGCGGTTTGCACCGGGCTTCAAAGATACGATCATTAGTAAACACACCATGACGGCCCAGGGATTTGAACGGTACAATCCGAATTATGTGGGTGGAGATATTAATGGAGGAGCACAGTTTTTTAAACAACTTTTTGGCCGCCCGGTTTTGAAATGGAATCCCTATAAAATTCCTGCCAACGGCATGTACATCTGCTCCTCTTCAACTCCTCCGGGTGGCGGTGTTCACGGGATGTGTGGATATAATGCAGCGCAATCTGTTCTCAAAAATGATTTCGGAATCTCATCTGATAAAAGCTAA
- a CDS encoding CoA-binding protein, producing the protein MIETISNINEVLSEAETIAIIGCSENVYRTSNYAARFLQERGYRVIPVNPGPEEIYGEKCYDSLTDIPKDIQIDIVNVFRNSDYAADAARDVAEWKKQTGQNPVVWTQLDVSSPEAEKIADEQELPYIRNKCIMVEWDRYFK; encoded by the coding sequence ATGATTGAAACAATTAGTAATATCAATGAGGTGCTTTCAGAGGCTGAAACTATAGCTATTATTGGCTGCTCAGAGAACGTCTATCGCACCAGCAACTACGCAGCTCGGTTTCTGCAGGAGAGAGGATATCGGGTGATACCGGTTAATCCGGGACCGGAAGAAATCTACGGAGAAAAATGCTACGATTCCCTCACCGACATACCCAAAGACATACAAATTGACATCGTGAATGTATTCCGCAATTCAGATTATGCTGCTGATGCAGCCCGTGATGTTGCCGAATGGAAAAAGCAAACCGGACAAAACCCTGTTGTATGGACTCAGCTTGATGTCTCATCCCCGGAAGCCGAGAAAATCGCTGATGAACAGGAGCTGCCGTACATCCGTAACAAATGCATCATGGTAGAGTGGGATCGGTATTTTAAGTGA
- a CDS encoding class I SAM-dependent RNA methyltransferase has protein sequence MADFSQKSTISITCPKRITPYLKKELEDLGFPIHKVRHAGIETEGSLNDCMILNLSLRTAHRVHYRLKDCRPQNADQLYRELVKIPWEDYIDKHGYVSVTSFIKNKTVTNTQFANMKVKDAIVDRIRKKTGTRPDSGPNLNKSVVFVFWKNDRAQIYLDTSGESVSRRGYRTETSTAPMQETLAASLILASKWKPGNHFINPMCGSGTIAIEAALQALNKAPGLLRPNYGIKHILGFDEDRWNDLRSDLKNKSNKDFEGRIIATDHDVRAVNATRKNARTAGLDHLIEVKKCDFSETEIPGGDPGVIMLNPPYGDRIGNEKELEPVYAGIGDYFKQEATGWWGYVFTGNFDLAKHIGLRTNQRIEFYNSTIDARLLEYELY, from the coding sequence ATGGCCGATTTTTCCCAAAAAAGCACCATTTCCATCACTTGCCCCAAGCGTATCACCCCTTATCTTAAAAAAGAGCTGGAAGATCTGGGATTCCCCATTCATAAAGTCCGGCATGCAGGCATTGAAACAGAGGGGTCTCTGAACGACTGTATGATTTTGAACCTCTCGCTTAGAACCGCACATCGGGTTCATTATAGGCTTAAAGACTGCCGCCCGCAAAATGCAGATCAACTATACCGGGAGCTGGTGAAAATTCCCTGGGAAGACTATATCGACAAGCACGGCTATGTAAGTGTTACCTCCTTTATCAAAAACAAGACGGTGACCAACACGCAGTTCGCCAACATGAAGGTGAAGGATGCCATCGTGGATCGCATTCGGAAAAAAACCGGCACCCGACCCGATTCAGGACCTAACCTGAACAAAAGCGTTGTATTTGTATTCTGGAAAAACGACCGGGCACAGATCTACCTGGATACTTCCGGGGAATCCGTATCACGGCGTGGCTATCGTACCGAAACCAGTACTGCTCCCATGCAGGAAACGCTGGCTGCTTCGCTGATTCTGGCCAGTAAGTGGAAACCCGGCAATCACTTTATCAATCCCATGTGCGGGAGCGGAACCATTGCCATTGAAGCGGCTCTGCAAGCCCTGAATAAAGCTCCGGGACTGCTCAGGCCTAATTACGGAATCAAACACATTCTCGGCTTTGATGAAGACCGCTGGAATGATTTGCGCTCAGATTTAAAGAATAAGTCGAACAAAGACTTTGAAGGCAGAATTATAGCCACCGATCACGATGTACGAGCGGTGAATGCCACCCGGAAGAATGCCCGTACGGCCGGACTGGATCATTTGATTGAGGTTAAAAAATGTGACTTCAGCGAAACAGAAATTCCGGGGGGCGACCCGGGAGTGATTATGTTAAACCCTCCCTACGGTGATCGCATTGGAAATGAGAAAGAATTAGAGCCGGTGTATGCCGGTATCGGCGATTATTTTAAGCAGGAAGCAACCGGTTGGTGGGGATATGTTTTTACCGGAAACTTTGATCTGGCCAAACACATCGGGCTGAGAACCAACCAGCGTATTGAGTTCTATAACTCTACCATCGATGCCCGGCTGCTGGAATATGAGCTTTACTGA
- a CDS encoding glycosyltransferase: MNTSSLKVLIIGKVWPEPASSAAGSRMMELIEVFQSEDWQVTFASAASESQFAVDLKSCGVECASVSINSSSFDHFAGELNPDIVVFDRFMTEEQFGWRVAEQCPGALRVLDTEDLHFLREGRYQAWKKGKEFETSDLFNDKAKREIASILRCDLSLIISEFEMDLLEETFRIDKQLLLYLPFLLDQISEKGATNWESYNNRDYFISIGNFLHEPNWNAVLYLKEEIWPLIRAEIPKAELHVYGAYASQKVDDLHNPDEGFLIKGRAESATDVVGASRVLLAPLRFGAGLKGKLVEAMQCGTPSVSTTIGAEGMNGNLPWPGFISDDPQEFADRAIQLYKNEELWKNKQEKGLEIIHSRFDKETHSVRLIKRLQEVRENLESHRHQNFMGSILQHHTVASTKFMGKWIEAKNRITD, translated from the coding sequence ATGAACACCAGCTCTCTCAAGGTATTGATAATTGGTAAAGTATGGCCGGAACCGGCTTCCTCGGCAGCAGGCTCGCGGATGATGGAACTGATCGAGGTGTTTCAGTCTGAGGATTGGCAAGTGACCTTTGCTTCAGCAGCTTCTGAAAGTCAATTTGCTGTAGATCTGAAATCGTGTGGGGTAGAATGTGCATCTGTAAGCATAAACAGCTCTTCCTTTGATCACTTTGCAGGTGAGTTAAATCCGGATATTGTGGTTTTTGACCGGTTTATGACTGAAGAGCAATTTGGCTGGCGGGTGGCGGAACAATGCCCGGGTGCCCTTCGGGTGCTTGATACCGAAGATCTTCATTTTTTACGGGAAGGCAGGTATCAGGCATGGAAGAAGGGTAAAGAGTTTGAGACTTCAGATCTGTTTAATGACAAGGCGAAACGAGAGATCGCCAGCATCCTTCGGTGCGACCTTTCCCTGATCATTTCCGAGTTTGAAATGGATCTTCTTGAGGAAACTTTCCGGATTGATAAACAACTGCTTCTGTATTTACCTTTTCTTCTCGATCAGATTTCCGAGAAAGGTGCAACAAATTGGGAGTCATATAATAACAGGGATTACTTTATTTCTATTGGGAACTTTCTACATGAGCCGAACTGGAATGCGGTGTTGTATCTTAAAGAAGAAATATGGCCTTTGATTCGGGCAGAAATACCCAAAGCGGAACTTCATGTTTATGGTGCTTATGCTTCACAAAAAGTAGATGATTTACATAATCCGGATGAAGGCTTTCTGATTAAAGGAAGGGCAGAAAGTGCAACGGATGTTGTGGGTGCCTCAAGGGTGTTGCTGGCACCGCTACGTTTTGGGGCCGGACTAAAAGGAAAACTAGTTGAAGCCATGCAATGCGGCACGCCCAGCGTGAGCACTACCATTGGCGCTGAAGGAATGAACGGAAATCTGCCCTGGCCCGGATTTATATCCGATGATCCGCAGGAATTTGCAGACCGTGCTATTCAGCTTTATAAGAACGAGGAGCTTTGGAAGAATAAGCAGGAAAAGGGCCTGGAGATTATCCATAGCAGATTTGATAAAGAGACTCATTCAGTCCGTTTGATCAAGAGGTTACAAGAAGTTCGAGAAAACCTGGAATCCCATCGTCACCAGAATTTTATGGGATCTATCTTACAGCATCATACGGTAGCCAGTACCAAATTTATGGGGAAGTGGATAGAGGCGAAAAACAGGATCACAGATTGA
- a CDS encoding iron ABC transporter permease yields the protein MLKALHTTIQNLRPGSSKIRQKSPKWTIFSMVIALLISVPILTVVFSIFTPSGEIWSHLAETVLGDYIQNSLLLIFGVSFGVIVIGVSSAWLITMCEFPGRRIFEWASILPFAIPAYLMAYIYTDFLDIAGPLQTTIRNLFGLGIDAYWFPNIRSIEGAVLIMSLAFYPYVYMLARSSFLEQSTSLLEASRIMGYSTWQSFFKVALPVARPGIAAGLALALMETLNDFGTVQYFGVQTFTTGIYRTWFGLGERPAAAQLAAFLMGFIVVLLILERWSRNKISNEKANSSRFKRLNRFKLKGFKSWTAFTVCFLPVLAGFILPVILLLDMFFSNLNHLDFEFIELAFNSFTVSAITGFLAVGIALIMAYSARLNPTKPVKLFNRISSLGYAIPGSVIAVGVLIPFGLFDNSVDAFFRENLGFSTGLLLSGTIFAMVFAYLVRFLSVSFGGVEASMEKITPNMDEAARGMGYTFSKVLRKIHIPMMSGGLLTAGLLVFVDVMKELPATLIVRPFNFDTLAVQVYRYASDERLAESAGAALMIVLVGIIPVIIISRTIAKSRKSETQ from the coding sequence ATGCTTAAAGCGCTACATACGACTATTCAAAATTTGCGGCCCGGTTCCTCCAAAATCAGGCAGAAATCTCCCAAGTGGACCATCTTCAGCATGGTCATCGCTTTGTTGATTTCCGTACCTATACTCACGGTTGTATTCTCTATTTTTACTCCTTCAGGAGAGATTTGGAGTCACCTTGCAGAAACCGTTTTGGGCGACTACATCCAAAACTCCCTCTTACTTATTTTCGGCGTTTCGTTTGGGGTGATTGTGATTGGGGTATCATCAGCCTGGCTGATTACCATGTGCGAATTTCCGGGACGCAGGATCTTCGAGTGGGCTTCCATCCTTCCTTTTGCTATTCCCGCCTACCTGATGGCCTATATCTATACCGACTTTCTGGATATTGCCGGTCCGCTGCAAACCACCATTCGTAACCTCTTTGGTTTGGGGATTGATGCTTACTGGTTTCCAAACATCCGTTCTATTGAAGGAGCTGTTTTGATTATGTCGCTGGCGTTCTATCCATATGTTTATATGCTGGCGCGTTCATCCTTTTTGGAACAATCCACCTCCCTCCTCGAAGCCAGCCGGATTATGGGGTATTCCACATGGCAAAGCTTTTTTAAAGTGGCTCTGCCTGTCGCGCGACCCGGTATTGCGGCCGGACTCGCCCTTGCCCTGATGGAAACCCTGAATGACTTTGGGACCGTACAGTATTTTGGTGTTCAAACCTTTACAACCGGCATCTATCGCACCTGGTTTGGGCTGGGTGAACGGCCTGCTGCAGCACAGCTCGCAGCATTTTTGATGGGCTTTATTGTCGTACTCCTCATTCTGGAGCGCTGGTCTCGAAATAAAATCAGTAATGAAAAAGCCAATTCCAGTCGTTTCAAAAGGCTAAACCGGTTTAAACTAAAAGGTTTTAAATCGTGGACTGCATTCACGGTTTGTTTTCTGCCTGTTTTAGCGGGATTCATACTTCCGGTAATACTGCTGCTGGATATGTTCTTTTCAAACCTGAATCATCTTGATTTTGAATTTATTGAGCTGGCTTTTAATTCTTTTACCGTTTCAGCCATAACCGGGTTTCTTGCCGTAGGCATTGCGCTTATCATGGCTTATTCGGCGCGACTTAACCCTACAAAACCCGTCAAATTGTTTAACCGGATCAGTTCGCTGGGCTATGCCATCCCCGGATCGGTGATTGCAGTTGGCGTCCTTATCCCCTTCGGGCTTTTCGATAATTCCGTTGATGCCTTCTTCAGAGAAAACCTCGGCTTTTCAACCGGCCTGCTACTAAGTGGGACGATTTTTGCGATGGTGTTTGCCTATCTCGTTCGGTTTCTATCTGTTTCGTTTGGAGGGGTTGAAGCGAGCATGGAAAAAATCACCCCAAACATGGATGAAGCCGCCCGTGGAATGGGTTATACCTTTAGTAAAGTGTTGCGGAAGATTCACATCCCCATGATGTCGGGAGGGTTGCTTACCGCCGGATTGCTGGTTTTTGTAGATGTGATGAAAGAACTGCCGGCTACCCTGATCGTCCGCCCTTTCAATTTCGACACCCTGGCCGTTCAGGTGTACCGCTATGCCTCCGATGAGCGCTTGGCAGAATCAGCCGGAGCCGCTTTGATGATTGTGCTGGTGGGGATTATTCCGGTGATCATCATCAGCCGTACGATTGCCAAATCCCGGAAGTCTGAAACGCAGTAG
- a CDS encoding DUF971 domain-containing protein produces the protein MDASTTPTGIEVSNKDQVLEISWEDGHTTVFPLYGLRKNCPCVMCRGGHGSMGDFEPEAFFEENPSRIEIRNLEQVGNHAIQITWGDGHNSGMYQWKTLRWLDPENHRPGDNKE, from the coding sequence ATGGACGCATCCACAACGCCAACGGGCATTGAAGTTAGTAATAAAGATCAGGTTCTGGAAATTTCCTGGGAAGATGGACATACTACTGTTTTTCCACTATATGGACTCCGAAAAAACTGCCCCTGTGTGATGTGCCGAGGGGGACATGGAAGCATGGGCGACTTTGAGCCGGAAGCTTTTTTTGAAGAAAATCCTTCCCGCATCGAAATCCGGAACTTAGAACAGGTTGGGAATCATGCCATACAGATTACCTGGGGAGACGGGCATAATTCCGGGATGTATCAATGGAAAACCTTAAGATGGCTGGATCCCGAAAATCACCGGCCGGGTGACAACAAAGAATAG